One Streptomyces sp. 1331.2 genomic window, GCCCCCTGGGCACCGCTGGTGCTGCTGGGTGCCGGGGCCAGCGCTTGCGTCAACGCCGCCGGCCAGGGCGTCCTGACCGGCGCCGCCGCCCAGGCCGTGGCCCCGCAGCGCCAGCCGGAGGCGATCGGGCTGTTCAACCTGGTGTTCCTGCTCGGCGCGGCACTCGGCCCGCAGCTGGCGGCGTTCGGCGGGCGGATCGCCGGGCTGGGCCCGTAAGGAGTGTCGGACGGAGCCTTGCCGGGCCCGCGACGCCAGGTCCTCCGTCCCTGGTCCACCCCGCCAGCCGTGCCGACCGAACCGTTCAGTTTCCTATACTGGCCCGTACCATCTCCCCCCTGAGCACCCCGAGGAGAACCCCGATGGCCGCCGACAGCCCCCAGCCGGTCGACGAGTTCGGCATCCCGATCATCCCGAGCCCGGTCGACGCCGCCCAGCGGCGCCGGCAGGCGATCATCGACGCGGCCCTGGTCGAGTTCCTCAAGGAGGGCTACTCCGCCGCCTCGATGGACGCCATCACCGCACGCTCCGGCGTCTCCAAGGCGACCATCTACAAGCACTTCGGGAACAAGGAACGCCTCTTCCTCGCGGTGATCGGCGGCATACTGCCCACCACCTACGAGGACCTCAAGCCGTGGAACTCCACCATCGCCGAGGCCGACGACCTGCGCTCCGCACTGATCACGCTCACCCTCGACTGGACCCGCATCCTGCTGCGCCCCGACATCATGTCGCTGCGCCGCCTGGTGATCGGCGAGATCGACCGCTTCCCGCAGCTGGGCCAGCTCTGGTACCGGGTCAGCTACGACATGAACAACGGCCCGCTGATCGAGGCCTTCACCGAGCTGGACCGCCGCGGCCAGCTCACCGTCGAGGACCCGGTGCTGGCCGTGCAGCAGCTGGTGGCCTGCACGGTGGGCGTGCCGCAGCTGGTGCGCACGTTCCGTCCGGAAGCCGAACTGGACGAGGCCGAGATGCACCGGATGATCAGCTCCGGGGTCGACCTGTTCCTGGCACGGTACGCGCGGCAGCAGTGAGCG contains:
- a CDS encoding TetR/AcrR family transcriptional regulator gives rise to the protein MAADSPQPVDEFGIPIIPSPVDAAQRRRQAIIDAALVEFLKEGYSAASMDAITARSGVSKATIYKHFGNKERLFLAVIGGILPTTYEDLKPWNSTIAEADDLRSALITLTLDWTRILLRPDIMSLRRLVIGEIDRFPQLGQLWYRVSYDMNNGPLIEAFTELDRRGQLTVEDPVLAVQQLVACTVGVPQLVRTFRPEAELDEAEMHRMISSGVDLFLARYARQQ